From one Luteipulveratus mongoliensis genomic stretch:
- a CDS encoding SCO6745 family protein, with protein sequence MPHPQATIHRMYELLEPIATVTFSDVPNEAFLALGMRNDWDGYFAGRAAPLGMAPAEVVHAVFYNFAEGEVARHIPWVWGKITPEEAIAVRERGSVAGLRQRIGALADSPGLARVADLATKAAVSAPTEGRALYAGLRALDVPEEPVARLWHAATLLREHRGDGHIAALVANGIGGTEAHVLLALSLGMRAEEFGRIHHLPKAQLDAVVDGLRDRGLVDAAGRFTDAGREIKERIEGLTDELAAPAYKVLSAAELDELIAGLERLAAAAGEQS encoded by the coding sequence ATGCCGCACCCACAGGCCACGATCCACCGCATGTACGAGCTCCTCGAGCCGATCGCCACCGTCACCTTCTCGGACGTGCCGAACGAGGCGTTCCTGGCGCTCGGCATGCGCAACGACTGGGACGGGTACTTCGCAGGTCGGGCCGCACCGCTGGGGATGGCGCCGGCCGAGGTCGTACACGCGGTGTTCTACAACTTCGCCGAGGGCGAGGTGGCGCGCCACATCCCGTGGGTCTGGGGAAAGATCACCCCGGAGGAGGCGATCGCGGTCCGCGAGCGGGGCAGTGTTGCCGGCCTGCGTCAGCGGATCGGGGCGCTCGCCGACTCGCCCGGTCTGGCGCGCGTCGCTGACCTCGCCACCAAGGCTGCGGTCAGTGCGCCGACCGAGGGCCGAGCGCTGTACGCCGGACTCCGGGCGCTCGATGTACCCGAGGAGCCCGTTGCCAGGCTCTGGCACGCGGCAACGTTGCTGCGGGAGCACCGGGGTGACGGCCACATCGCCGCCCTCGTCGCCAACGGCATCGGCGGGACCGAGGCGCACGTCCTCCTCGCGCTCTCCCTCGGAATGAGAGCGGAGGAGTTCGGCCGGATCCACCACCTGCCCAAGGCACAGCTGGACGCGGTCGTCGACGGGCTGCGTGACCGTGGCCTCGTGGACGCCGCTGGTCGCTTCACGGACGCCGGTCGGGAGATCAAGGAGCGGATCGAGGGACTGACGGACGAGCTGGCGGCGCCGGCGTACAAAGTGCTCAGCGCGGCAGAGCTCGACGAGCTGATCGCGGGGCTCGAGCGGCTGGCTGCGGCGGCAGGCGAACAATCCTGA
- a CDS encoding AAA family ATPase, giving the protein MSSTGHATTRLVVLRGNSASGKSSLAMALRERPMSVVQQDHLRRIVLKERDGNDPASLAPTLIDQTVRFCLDHGKDVILEGILYADKYRLMILALLADHLGTNHVYYLDIPFEETARRHETRPLRDEFTVEAMSDWYIPADALGVPDEVVIGSESTFEETLARIHADLDAAPPGR; this is encoded by the coding sequence ATGTCCTCGACGGGTCACGCGACCACCCGGCTCGTCGTCCTGCGCGGCAACTCGGCGTCCGGCAAGAGCAGCCTCGCGATGGCCCTGCGCGAACGACCGATGTCGGTCGTCCAGCAGGACCACCTCCGCCGGATCGTCCTCAAGGAACGCGACGGCAACGATCCCGCCTCGCTCGCGCCGACACTGATCGACCAGACGGTGCGCTTCTGCCTCGACCACGGCAAGGACGTCATCCTCGAAGGCATCCTGTACGCCGACAAGTACCGGCTGATGATCCTCGCCTTGCTCGCCGATCACCTCGGCACCAACCACGTGTACTACCTGGACATCCCCTTCGAGGAGACCGCTCGTCGGCATGAGACGCGTCCGCTGCGCGACGAGTTCACGGTCGAGGCGATGTCCGACTGGTACATCCCGGCTGACGCGCTCGGTGTGCCGGACGAGGTCGTGATCGGCAGCGAGTCGACGTTCGAGGAGACCCTGGCGCGCATCCACGCCGATCTCGACGCTGCGCCGCCCGGACGCTGA
- the pgm gene encoding phosphoglucomutase (alpha-D-glucose-1,6-bisphosphate-dependent) → MSESRAGQLAEARDLVDVAHLVTAYYTQQPDPENPDQQVAFGTSGHRGSSLKTAFNEQHILATTQAIVDYRRDQGTDGPLFIGRDTHGLSEPAWATALEVLVANDVTVLVDDRDGYTPTPAVSHAILRANRSKPLDRNGSGLADGIVVTPSHNPPSDGGFKYNPPHGGPADSDATKVIAAAANDYLRAGLKGVKRVPFARARGAAQSYDFLGTYIDDLPNVVDMQRIREAGVHIGADPLGGASVAYWGEIGDRHNLDLTVVNPLVDATWRFMTLDWDEKIRMDCSSPSAMASLIARRDEFQIATGNDADSDRHGIVTPDGGLMNPNHYLAVAIQYLYGGARPGWSSAIVGKTLVSSSMIDRVVAGVGAQLREVPVGFKWFVPGLLDGSVGFGGEESAGASFLRTDGTVWTTDKDGIILALLASEILAATGKSPSEHYGELTAQHGAPAYARVDAPATREQKARLAGLAPTDVSAQELAGEAITAKLTEAPGNGAAIGGLKVTTENAWFAARPSGTEDVYKIYAESFRGADHLKEVQAAARDVVSEALQS, encoded by the coding sequence ATGAGTGAGTCGCGCGCGGGACAGCTGGCTGAGGCACGCGACCTGGTGGACGTCGCGCACCTGGTGACGGCGTACTACACCCAGCAGCCGGATCCCGAGAACCCCGACCAGCAGGTCGCATTCGGCACTTCCGGCCATCGCGGCTCATCGCTCAAGACCGCCTTCAACGAGCAGCACATCCTGGCGACGACTCAAGCGATCGTCGACTACCGCCGCGACCAGGGCACCGATGGTCCGCTGTTCATCGGTCGGGACACCCACGGCTTGTCCGAGCCGGCCTGGGCCACCGCTCTTGAGGTGCTCGTCGCCAACGACGTGACCGTGCTCGTCGACGACCGCGACGGCTACACCCCTACCCCCGCAGTCTCCCACGCGATCCTGCGCGCCAACAGATCAAAACCGTTGGACCGCAACGGTTCTGGACTCGCGGACGGCATCGTCGTGACGCCGTCGCACAACCCGCCCTCGGACGGCGGCTTCAAGTACAACCCACCCCACGGTGGGCCTGCCGACTCCGACGCCACCAAGGTCATCGCTGCCGCAGCGAACGACTACCTGCGCGCGGGCCTGAAGGGTGTCAAGCGGGTGCCCTTCGCCCGCGCACGAGGCGCGGCACAGTCGTACGACTTCCTCGGCACCTACATCGACGATCTCCCCAACGTGGTTGACATGCAACGTATTCGCGAGGCCGGCGTGCACATCGGCGCGGACCCGCTGGGAGGCGCGAGCGTGGCGTACTGGGGTGAGATCGGTGACCGGCACAACCTGGACCTGACGGTGGTCAACCCGCTGGTCGACGCCACCTGGCGCTTCATGACGCTCGACTGGGACGAGAAGATCCGGATGGACTGCTCGTCACCGTCGGCGATGGCGTCGCTGATCGCACGGCGCGATGAGTTCCAGATCGCGACCGGCAACGACGCTGACTCCGACCGGCACGGCATCGTCACGCCCGACGGTGGGCTGATGAACCCCAACCACTACCTCGCGGTCGCAATCCAGTACCTCTACGGCGGCGCGCGACCCGGCTGGTCGTCCGCGATCGTCGGCAAGACGTTGGTGTCTTCGTCGATGATCGATCGGGTCGTCGCGGGTGTCGGCGCGCAGCTGCGGGAGGTGCCGGTCGGGTTCAAGTGGTTCGTACCCGGCCTCCTCGACGGCTCCGTGGGCTTCGGCGGCGAAGAGTCGGCGGGAGCCTCGTTCCTGCGGACCGACGGGACCGTGTGGACCACCGACAAGGACGGCATCATCCTGGCGCTGCTCGCCTCGGAGATCCTGGCCGCGACGGGCAAGAGCCCCAGCGAGCACTACGGCGAGCTGACCGCCCAGCACGGCGCACCGGCGTACGCTCGCGTCGATGCCCCCGCCACTCGCGAGCAGAAGGCGCGTCTCGCCGGACTGGCGCCCACGGATGTCTCCGCGCAGGAGCTCGCGGGCGAGGCGATCACGGCCAAGCTGACCGAGGCGCCCGGCAACGGGGCCGCGATCGGTGGGCTTAAGGTGACCACCGAGAACGCCTGGTTCGCCGCTCGCCCGTCGGGCACGGAGGACGTGTACAAGATCTACGCGGAGTCCTTCCGCGGTGCAGATCACCTGAAGGAGGTACAGGCCGCGGCGCGCGATGTCGTGTCGGAGGCCTTGCAGTCATGA
- a CDS encoding ATP-grasp domain-containing protein, whose protein sequence is MSEHLIGLLLGAEEDWPRAFEELLRRVGPVTAPDGTTHDLRTERLTIEPFNLRAKPRTDLVIDRLAHWYYHPREWLKKAALMDDVYLLNSPFTFQSMEKHSAYCALMRLGMHVPETVLVPYKNPLDNVRWAYTSAKYNRSFDLDAVAAELGYPMFMKPFDGGGWRGVSMIRDEAALHKSYDESDEMLMHLQKAVDGFEVFARALTIGPETMVMKFQPDKPMHDRYAVAHDFLDPDVGQEAITIAQTVNAFFRWEFNSCEMLVKDGVVYPIDYANACPDVALTSLHYYFPWAIRSLLKWSIFCTVTGRKAKTQVDPDPWFAFADDPTLSYGEKLDAYQRLSDSHFQTEQYREFCETSLSHVDELVLDWVQSDDFDRLLVETVQSTYPAEEHERFLGHFRGLTGMWAHDEAGRLG, encoded by the coding sequence GTGTCCGAGCATCTGATCGGGTTGTTGCTGGGTGCGGAGGAGGACTGGCCGCGGGCGTTCGAGGAGCTGCTGCGCCGCGTCGGTCCGGTGACGGCACCGGACGGGACGACGCACGACCTGCGCACCGAGCGCCTCACCATCGAACCGTTCAACCTGCGGGCCAAACCGCGCACCGATCTGGTCATCGACCGCCTCGCGCACTGGTACTACCACCCGCGCGAGTGGCTCAAGAAGGCCGCGCTGATGGACGACGTCTACCTGCTCAACAGCCCCTTCACGTTCCAGTCGATGGAAAAGCACTCGGCCTACTGCGCGCTGATGCGACTCGGCATGCACGTGCCTGAGACCGTCCTGGTGCCCTACAAGAACCCGCTCGACAACGTGCGGTGGGCGTACACCTCGGCGAAGTACAACCGCTCCTTCGACCTCGACGCGGTGGCTGCCGAGCTCGGCTACCCGATGTTCATGAAGCCGTTCGACGGGGGCGGCTGGCGCGGGGTCTCGATGATTCGCGACGAAGCGGCGCTGCACAAGTCGTACGACGAGTCCGACGAGATGCTCATGCACCTCCAGAAGGCTGTCGACGGATTCGAAGTATTTGCAAGGGCTTTGACCATCGGGCCGGAGACGATGGTGATGAAGTTCCAGCCCGACAAGCCCATGCACGACCGGTACGCCGTGGCCCACGACTTCCTCGACCCGGACGTGGGGCAGGAGGCGATCACGATCGCGCAGACGGTTAATGCGTTCTTCCGGTGGGAGTTCAACTCCTGCGAGATGTTGGTGAAGGACGGTGTCGTCTATCCGATCGACTACGCCAACGCATGCCCAGACGTGGCGCTAACCTCGCTGCACTACTACTTCCCGTGGGCGATCCGGTCCCTGCTGAAGTGGTCGATCTTCTGCACCGTCACCGGTCGCAAGGCCAAGACGCAGGTCGACCCGGACCCGTGGTTCGCGTTCGCCGATGACCCGACGTTGTCGTACGGCGAAAAGCTGGACGCCTACCAGCGGCTGTCGGACAGCCACTTCCAGACCGAGCAGTACCGCGAGTTCTGCGAGACCTCGCTGTCGCACGTGGACGAGCTGGTGCTCGACTGGGTGCAGTCCGACGACTTCGACCGGCTGCTGGTGGAGACGGTGCAGTCGACGTATCCGGCCGAGGAGCATGAGCGGTTCCTCGGGCACTTCCGCGGGCTCACCGGGATGTGGGCGCACGACGAGGCCGGCCGCCTCGGCTGA
- a CDS encoding HNH endonuclease signature motif containing protein — protein sequence MATQPLDAPTDEHLTVASLRAVVTVLSRAAGEPMWPLSGHDVEQTLELVGAARSVLDRLDVAAVREGLERGLHREQGYGAVDWVRACQARAGVPGDPAHASRVQRVAECAARPGAEQVWARFSSGGLSLGKADQIARFEREVSPVVASDEVEAVIGELVDAAGDSRESAGLTTRELATAIRYAGQLMKPEPDLEREHDARVRGRSLTKRPGSAGMCEYRLLLDPDASAIIDAAVAGLSAPVSGPDGEPDPRPAARRRADALIEVVRRGVSAPGEQPRSGKAQVVITMGLEQLLADLQGAGVTATGEVLSPSEVRRHACDASIIPMVLGSDGEVLDVGREQRLFTSGQRKALWRRDGGCTYPGCTIPPQWCDAHHVVWWTRGGPTDLSNGALLCGRHHTLVHRRDLSATVTALGVTWHTGLA from the coding sequence ATGGCCACTCAGCCCTTGGACGCACCGACGGATGAGCATCTCACCGTCGCGTCCTTGCGTGCCGTCGTGACGGTGCTGTCGCGGGCCGCGGGCGAGCCCATGTGGCCATTGTCCGGACACGATGTCGAGCAAACTCTCGAGCTCGTCGGGGCGGCCAGGTCGGTGCTGGACCGGCTCGACGTCGCGGCTGTCCGTGAGGGCCTGGAGCGTGGTCTGCACCGGGAGCAGGGGTATGGCGCGGTGGACTGGGTGCGAGCGTGCCAGGCGCGGGCGGGCGTGCCGGGCGACCCCGCGCATGCGAGTCGTGTCCAGCGCGTGGCTGAGTGCGCGGCCCGTCCAGGCGCGGAGCAGGTGTGGGCGCGGTTCAGCTCCGGGGGACTGTCGTTGGGCAAGGCAGATCAGATCGCTCGATTCGAGCGTGAGGTGTCGCCGGTCGTCGCTTCCGACGAGGTGGAAGCCGTCATCGGTGAGCTCGTGGATGCCGCCGGCGACAGTCGTGAGTCCGCTGGGCTGACCACGCGTGAGCTGGCGACGGCGATCCGCTATGCGGGTCAGCTGATGAAGCCCGAGCCCGACCTCGAACGTGAGCACGATGCTCGTGTCCGCGGCCGGTCATTGACCAAGCGTCCTGGCTCGGCCGGGATGTGCGAGTACCGGTTGCTGCTGGACCCGGACGCCTCCGCGATCATCGACGCGGCTGTCGCGGGCTTGTCGGCACCAGTCTCGGGTCCCGACGGAGAACCCGATCCGCGACCAGCCGCCCGACGCCGCGCCGATGCTCTCATCGAGGTGGTCCGCCGCGGCGTGAGCGCGCCGGGTGAGCAGCCTCGGTCCGGCAAGGCTCAGGTCGTCATCACGATGGGTCTGGAGCAGCTGCTGGCGGATCTGCAGGGTGCTGGTGTCACGGCGACAGGCGAGGTTCTCTCGCCGTCGGAGGTACGCCGTCATGCCTGCGACGCGAGCATCATCCCGATGGTCCTGGGCTCGGACGGGGAGGTCCTGGACGTCGGTCGCGAGCAGCGTCTGTTCACGTCAGGGCAGCGAAAAGCGTTGTGGCGCAGGGACGGTGGCTGCACCTACCCCGGCTGTACGATCCCGCCCCAGTGGTGCGACGCGCATCACGTCGTGTGGTGGACCCGAGGCGGACCGACCGACCTCTCGAACGGCGCGTTGCTCTGCGGTCGGCATCACACTCTGGTTCACCGGCGCGATCTGAGCGCCACCGTCACCGCGCTCGGCGTCACCTGGCACACCGGACTCGCCTGA
- the glgB gene encoding 1,4-alpha-glucan branching protein GlgB, translated as MALIYPDSTVAPSKLELLTGWMGQQRWFMGQGRQPRLRRLSAYRFDDPAGEVGIETLIVVDEGGAFPVVYQVPVTYRAEPLAGAEGALVGTAEHSVLGTRYVYDACHDPVYAGELLRTIVSADGEAQRSDGVVSATVRGSGIIGRPEPRHGQDDPVTVELISSRVLTGEQTNTSIISDVELDGTPQRLICKLFRVLHEGNNPDVEVQTVLSAAGCERIPVMLGSLSGSWSDEEKSGVRRTGDLAFAQEFLPGVQDAWREALDAATAGRDFGTQAAALGRATAEVHAVMAEHLPTVPSDPERVAAISAGMRVRFAQAAAVRPALAARRVQVDTAIAALSDVNWPALQRVHGDYHLGQVLDVPARGWMLLDFEGEPLRPLSERTQPDCVLRDVAGMLRSFDYAAGSVAQDGGEDRTSWAVSARAAFLQGYQQASSLDLDELQPLLDAYEVDKALYELVYETRHRPAWVAIPAAAVDRLIPPPAGADPLIPPPAQRTQPDPSTPHPRSTPVSPARRASSRLVGPAPLDRHDADRLVAGIHRGPHGVLGAHPGRDGVTVRVLRPLATAVEVRLADGSNHALAHEYEGIWSGLVPGEEVPEYTVATSYDDGVEHVADDPYRFLPTLGEVDIHLISEGRHEQLWTVLGAHVRTYDGAHEPITGTSFAVWAPHARAVRVVGDFNRWDGLGHQLRVLGSSGIWEIFVPGVGSGNHYKFEILGPDGVWRGKADPMARLAQTAPQTASVVTESSYEWEDADWLKARAELDQHATPMSVYEVHLTSWRQGQSYRELAEHLVNYVKDLGFTHVELMPVMDHPYPPSWGYHVTSYYAPNSRLGDPDDFKYLVDTLHQNGIGVILDWVPGHFATDEWALARFDGTPLYEHPDPRKGWHPEWGSYIFDFGRPQVRNFLVANAIYWLEEFHADGLRVDGVASMLYLDYSRNPGEWLPNKDGGRENLEAMQLLQETNATAYKRVPGIITIAEESTSWPGVSAPTSEDGLGFGFKWNMGWMHDSLDYLAKAPVYRQYHHHKMTFGLTYAWSENFVLPISHDEVVHGKGSLLRKMPGNRWEQLANLRAYLAYMWAHPGKQLLFMGAEFAQESEWADGRSLDWWLLDQPAHWGVHALTRDLNTIYRAHPALWELDHEPAGFQWIQPDDTAGNTFSFLRRGAEGDERSVVAALVNFSGSEHTQMRVGLPFAGRWSEILNTDAVSYGGSGVGNLGVVEAVDEPADGQPASALVTVGPLSAVWLVPADEPDAAPTAGRVGEALAEPYRDQGPETAAPGLDAGSPSGSPYSTDAESGSTDDDGEDDDE; from the coding sequence ATGGCCCTCATCTATCCCGACTCCACAGTCGCGCCGAGCAAGCTCGAGCTGCTGACGGGATGGATGGGGCAGCAGCGCTGGTTCATGGGCCAGGGACGCCAGCCACGGCTGCGGCGGCTGAGTGCCTACCGCTTCGACGACCCCGCCGGCGAGGTCGGGATCGAGACGCTGATCGTTGTCGACGAGGGCGGGGCGTTCCCGGTCGTCTACCAGGTGCCGGTGACCTACCGAGCGGAGCCGCTCGCCGGCGCCGAGGGCGCTCTCGTCGGCACTGCGGAGCACTCGGTGCTCGGCACACGCTACGTCTACGACGCGTGTCACGACCCGGTCTACGCGGGCGAGCTGCTGCGGACGATCGTCTCGGCCGACGGCGAGGCACAACGGTCGGACGGAGTGGTCAGCGCGACGGTGCGCGGCAGCGGCATCATCGGACGACCTGAGCCGCGGCACGGCCAGGACGACCCCGTCACGGTCGAGCTGATCTCGAGTCGGGTGCTCACCGGCGAGCAGACCAACACCTCGATCATCAGCGACGTCGAGCTGGACGGCACGCCACAACGCTTGATCTGCAAGCTGTTCCGGGTGCTGCACGAGGGCAACAACCCGGACGTCGAGGTGCAGACCGTGCTCTCGGCCGCCGGGTGCGAGCGGATCCCGGTGATGCTCGGCTCGTTGTCGGGCAGCTGGAGCGATGAGGAGAAGTCCGGGGTCCGTCGTACGGGCGACCTCGCCTTCGCGCAGGAGTTCCTCCCGGGCGTGCAGGACGCGTGGCGCGAGGCGCTCGACGCGGCGACCGCCGGACGAGACTTCGGCACGCAGGCGGCCGCCCTCGGACGCGCGACCGCTGAGGTGCATGCCGTCATGGCCGAGCACCTGCCGACCGTGCCGAGCGACCCGGAGCGGGTGGCGGCCATCAGCGCCGGCATGCGGGTGCGCTTCGCCCAGGCCGCTGCCGTACGCCCCGCGCTCGCCGCCCGCCGGGTCCAGGTCGATACCGCCATCGCTGCCCTCTCGGACGTGAATTGGCCTGCGCTGCAACGGGTTCACGGCGACTACCACCTCGGGCAGGTGCTGGACGTCCCGGCTCGGGGCTGGATGCTGCTCGACTTCGAGGGCGAGCCGCTGCGACCGTTGTCCGAGCGCACTCAGCCCGACTGCGTCCTGCGCGACGTCGCGGGCATGCTGCGGTCCTTCGACTACGCCGCCGGCTCGGTCGCCCAGGACGGGGGCGAGGACCGCACCAGCTGGGCGGTGAGCGCACGAGCCGCGTTCCTCCAGGGCTACCAGCAGGCAAGCTCCCTCGACCTCGACGAGCTGCAGCCCCTGCTCGACGCCTACGAGGTCGACAAGGCGCTCTACGAGCTGGTCTACGAGACACGGCACCGCCCCGCATGGGTCGCCATCCCCGCGGCCGCCGTCGACCGACTGATCCCGCCACCCGCGGGCGCAGATCCACTCATCCCTCCTCCTGCTCAACGCACCCAGCCTGATCCGAGCACCCCGCACCCAAGGAGCACTCCGGTGAGCCCTGCACGACGCGCGTCCTCCCGCCTGGTCGGGCCTGCCCCTCTCGATCGTCACGACGCCGACCGGCTGGTCGCGGGGATCCACCGCGGACCGCACGGCGTCCTCGGCGCTCACCCCGGCCGCGACGGCGTGACCGTACGCGTCCTGCGGCCTCTCGCGACGGCCGTCGAGGTGCGCCTCGCCGACGGTTCGAACCACGCCCTCGCCCATGAGTACGAGGGCATCTGGTCAGGTCTCGTCCCCGGTGAGGAGGTCCCCGAGTACACCGTCGCGACGTCGTACGACGACGGCGTCGAGCACGTGGCCGACGACCCCTACCGTTTTCTGCCCACGCTGGGCGAGGTGGACATCCACCTGATCTCTGAAGGCCGCCACGAGCAGCTCTGGACCGTCCTCGGAGCCCACGTGCGGACGTACGACGGTGCTCACGAGCCGATCACCGGCACCTCGTTCGCGGTGTGGGCGCCGCACGCCCGCGCCGTCCGCGTCGTCGGCGACTTCAACCGCTGGGACGGCCTCGGTCACCAGCTGCGGGTGCTCGGCAGCAGCGGGATCTGGGAGATCTTCGTCCCGGGCGTCGGCTCGGGCAACCACTACAAGTTCGAGATCCTCGGCCCGGACGGGGTGTGGCGCGGCAAGGCCGACCCGATGGCTCGACTCGCCCAGACCGCGCCGCAGACCGCATCCGTGGTGACCGAGTCGTCGTACGAGTGGGAGGACGCCGACTGGCTGAAGGCGCGCGCCGAGCTCGACCAGCACGCGACGCCGATGAGCGTCTACGAGGTGCACCTGACGTCCTGGCGCCAGGGGCAGAGCTATCGCGAGCTGGCCGAGCACCTCGTCAACTACGTCAAGGACCTCGGCTTCACGCACGTCGAGCTGATGCCGGTCATGGACCACCCCTACCCGCCGAGCTGGGGCTACCACGTCACCAGCTACTACGCCCCGAACTCTCGGCTGGGCGACCCCGATGACTTCAAGTACCTCGTGGATACGTTGCACCAGAACGGGATTGGCGTGATCCTCGACTGGGTGCCCGGTCACTTCGCGACCGACGAGTGGGCGCTGGCGCGCTTCGACGGGACGCCGTTGTACGAGCACCCCGACCCGCGCAAGGGCTGGCACCCCGAGTGGGGCTCCTACATCTTCGACTTCGGCCGCCCGCAGGTACGCAACTTCCTCGTCGCCAACGCGATCTACTGGCTCGAGGAGTTCCACGCCGACGGTCTGCGCGTCGACGGCGTCGCCTCGATGCTCTACCTCGACTACTCCCGCAACCCGGGCGAGTGGCTGCCCAACAAGGACGGCGGCCGCGAGAACCTCGAGGCGATGCAGCTCCTTCAGGAGACGAATGCGACTGCGTACAAACGGGTTCCGGGCATCATCACCATTGCTGAGGAGTCCACGTCGTGGCCCGGCGTCTCTGCGCCGACCTCCGAGGACGGGCTCGGGTTCGGCTTCAAGTGGAATATGGGCTGGATGCACGACTCGCTGGACTACCTGGCCAAGGCTCCGGTCTACCGGCAGTACCACCACCACAAGATGACCTTCGGGCTGACGTACGCCTGGAGCGAGAACTTCGTGCTGCCGATCAGCCACGACGAGGTCGTGCACGGCAAGGGTTCGCTGCTGCGCAAGATGCCCGGCAACCGGTGGGAGCAGCTGGCCAACCTGCGCGCCTACCTCGCCTACATGTGGGCGCATCCCGGCAAGCAGCTGCTCTTCATGGGCGCGGAGTTCGCACAGGAGTCGGAGTGGGCCGATGGGCGCAGCCTCGACTGGTGGTTGCTGGATCAGCCCGCGCACTGGGGCGTGCATGCCCTGACGCGTGACCTCAACACGATCTATCGCGCGCACCCCGCGCTGTGGGAGCTGGACCACGAGCCGGCCGGATTCCAGTGGATCCAGCCCGACGACACGGCCGGCAACACGTTCTCCTTCTTGCGTCGCGGGGCCGAAGGCGACGAGCGGTCCGTGGTCGCTGCACTGGTCAACTTCAGCGGCTCCGAGCACACTCAGATGCGGGTCGGTCTGCCGTTCGCCGGTCGTTGGTCGGAGATCCTCAACACTGATGCGGTCAGCTACGGCGGCAGCGGCGTCGGCAACCTGGGAGTCGTCGAGGCTGTCGACGAACCCGCAGACGGCCAACCCGCGTCGGCCCTCGTCACCGTTGGCCCGCTGTCCGCCGTCTGGCTCGTCCCCGCCGACGAGCCCGACGCCGCCCCCACCGCTGGTCGAGTAGGCGAGGCGCTAGCCGAGCCGTATCGAGACCAAGGCCCCGAGACCGCTGCCCCTGGTCTCGATGCGGGCTCGCCTAGCGGCTCGCCATACTCGACCGACGCGGAGTCCGGCTCAACCGACGACGACGGGGAGGACGACGATGAGTGA
- a CDS encoding MFS transporter: MTTETLRADRDFRLYWTARTVSAAGSLTTMIAMPVLIYRLTGSASLTALTTALEALPYLVFGLLAGALTDRWNRQRVMVAADVANAAVIFSVPLLWWLGHLTVAHVLVAAFVVQSLFTFFDGANFGALPVLVGSERIGAANSAIFGVGGVLDLLMPAAVGLLLVVWSPATILAIDAVSFAVSAVLVRSIRRPLSLPRDRTGPTRARHVLADVREGVGFLLRHKGVRTTTAVGTLQSIAGAAFMSLAVVFSDRALHIGTSGWRFGLLYSAWGVGGIGAAAITPRLLQVASPAKAVTWAIPLSGLAGVLVALSPSWTVALICMVVWGVAYQVVLIASLTYRQRVTPETMLGRVNTAARMLSWGVGWTVGSLGASALARAVDVRAAMATLTCAGLLAAVLAWVSPLRSQVEA, encoded by the coding sequence GTGACGACGGAGACGCTGCGCGCTGACCGGGACTTTCGCCTCTACTGGACGGCGCGGACGGTGTCGGCCGCGGGGTCGCTCACGACCATGATCGCGATGCCGGTCTTGATCTACCGGCTCACCGGATCGGCCTCGCTCACGGCGCTCACGACAGCCCTGGAAGCGTTGCCCTACCTCGTCTTCGGGCTGCTCGCCGGCGCTCTCACCGACCGCTGGAACCGCCAGCGCGTCATGGTCGCGGCCGACGTCGCGAACGCCGCGGTGATCTTCTCGGTGCCGCTCCTGTGGTGGCTCGGGCACCTCACCGTCGCGCACGTGCTGGTGGCCGCGTTCGTCGTACAGTCCCTTTTCACGTTCTTCGACGGGGCCAACTTCGGCGCCCTGCCCGTGCTGGTCGGCAGCGAACGGATCGGTGCTGCGAACTCCGCGATCTTCGGAGTCGGCGGGGTCCTGGACCTGCTGATGCCGGCCGCAGTCGGACTGCTGCTCGTCGTGTGGTCGCCGGCGACGATCCTTGCGATCGACGCGGTCAGCTTCGCCGTCTCAGCTGTGCTCGTACGATCCATCCGGCGACCGCTGTCGCTGCCGCGTGATCGGACCGGTCCGACACGTGCCCGCCATGTGCTCGCTGATGTCCGCGAGGGCGTCGGCTTTCTGTTGCGGCACAAGGGAGTTCGTACGACGACTGCCGTGGGCACGCTGCAGTCGATCGCCGGGGCGGCGTTCATGTCGTTGGCCGTCGTCTTCTCCGACCGGGCTCTGCACATCGGCACCTCGGGCTGGCGGTTCGGACTGCTCTACAGCGCGTGGGGTGTCGGGGGCATCGGCGCGGCCGCCATCACGCCGCGACTCCTGCAGGTCGCCTCGCCGGCCAAGGCGGTGACGTGGGCGATCCCGTTGTCGGGACTGGCCGGCGTGCTGGTGGCGCTGTCGCCGTCCTGGACCGTCGCGCTGATCTGCATGGTCGTCTGGGGCGTGGCGTACCAGGTCGTGCTGATCGCCTCGCTGACCTACCGCCAGCGAGTGACGCCGGAGACGATGCTGGGCCGCGTCAACACGGCGGCTCGGATGCTCTCCTGGGGCGTCGGCTGGACCGTCGGGTCGCTGGGCGCGAGCGCGCTGGCCCGAGCGGTGGACGTACGCGCTGCGATGGCGACCCTGACGTGCGCCGGCCTTCTCGCAGCCGTGCTCGCGTGGGTATCCCCACTGCGCTCGCAGGTCGAGGCATGA